In a genomic window of Lepisosteus oculatus isolate fLepOcu1 chromosome 3, fLepOcu1.hap2, whole genome shotgun sequence:
- the LOC102693275 gene encoding SPARC-like, whose translation MKQLSRGLMIFIAVSVTMSTTTGSKSQSRRMLINNQGKLIAVTIADETVGNPCLQKKCLKPKGSWCQVFTGENGVQKTKCVCPRACSSKLDPVCSNYGRQYNNECLLHKEACSKRRYIKVSYYGKCLAKQAPCSKGELAEFPYRLLNWFLHLREIDEFEKVNDSSTHAFMSKRERKGLAKWRFDLLDVGKDGVLSKRDLLEFRYHLMPLEHCASEFFKSCDADGDQSVSLQEWIYCLVEKSEKWYEGFMARKMGTKEIWIKPKRKV comes from the exons ATGAAGCAGCTCAGCAGAGGGCTGATGATATTCATTGCTGTCTCTGTGACTATGTCTACCACCACG GGTTCCAAAAGTCAAAGCAGAAGGATGTTGATCAACAATCAAGGAAAACTAATAGCAGTAACTATAGCAGATGAAACAG TAGGTAACCCCTGTCTACAGAAGAAATGTTTAAAGCCAAAGGGATCGTGGTGTCAAGTGTTCACTGGAGAGAATGGAGTGCAGAAAACGAAATGCGTTTGTCCAAGAGCATGTTCAAG TAAACTGGATCCGGTGTGCAGTAACTATGGACGACAGTATAACAACGAATGCTTGCTTCATAAGGAAGCCTGCAGCAAGCGCAGATACATTAAAGTATCTTATTATGGCAAGTGCTTAG CCAAACAGGCACCCTGCTCTAAGGGAGAACTTGCTGAATTCCCCTACCGGCTGCTGAACTGGTTCCTACATCTGAGAGAAATTGACGAGTTTGAGAAAGTGAATGACTCTTCAACCCATGCCTTCATGagcaagagagaaagaaaaggccTTGCCAAG tGGAGATTTGATCTGTTGGATGTGGGCAAAGATGGGGTGCTCAGTAAAAGAGACCTGCTGGAATTCCGTTATCACCTGATGCCTTTGGAGCATTGTGCAAGTGAGTTTTTCAA GTCTTGTGATGCAGATGGAGACCAAAGTGTCAGTTTGCAAGAGTGGATTTATTGTCTTGTTGAAAAGTCGGAGAAGTGGTATGAAGGATTTATGG CTAGGAAAATGGGAACAAAGGAGATCTGGATCAAACCCAAAAGGAAGGTCTAA